The bacterium DNA segment TGATCCGGGGTGCCCTCGAGACCCACTTCTTCGAGCAGGGGCGCTACCCGGAACGACTCGAATCCCTCGTCGGAACGGCGGGAACGGTTTCGCCCGAGAGGCTCGGAGCCTATTATTACGTGGTCCGGGACGACGAAGTCGTCCTGCTCGCGCCCACGAACGTGAATCTGGACTGAATTCGGCGTCCCCCAGAGCCGAGTCACCCGCGCAGGACGAGGCGGTCGTCGACCGAAGGCCCGAGAGGCGGGCCGAGGTCGCGAACCGCACTCCGCAAGGGGCGACTCGACGCGACGAGGAAGGGCGCCAGGAGCTCCCCCTCTGGCTCGACAACGCAGCGAAGCGCAGCCGCCCAGGAACGCCCCTTCGACCCTCGCCTCGGTCGAAGATCCCTCCTCCACCCCCCTCGCCGCGCCGGTCGGCCCTTCGGGTGCCGAAGAGACCCGCGAATCCCTCGTCTTCGACGACAACGGGATGGCGGTCGCGCTCTACGGCGACGGCGAGCAGACCCTCCGCCTGATCGAGCGCTCGATCGGCGTCGGTGTCCACGCGCGGGGCAACGAGCTCAGCGTCGAGGGCCAGCCCGACCGGGTCGCCCTCGCGGTGCGCGTTCTCCAGGAGCTCTACGGACAGATCGAGCGCGGCCAGGCCGTGCGAAACGCGGACGTGCGCCACGTGATCCGGATGCTTTCCGATGCGCCGGACGTCCAGCTCGACGACGTCTACGAGAACATCCTCCAGCGCGGTTCCCGCCGCGTGATCCGCGCGAAGAATCTCGCCCAGCGGCGCTACGTCGACTCGATCCGGAAGCACGACGTCGCGATCGCCGTCGGACCGGCGGGCACGGGGAAGACCTACCTCGCGATGGCGATGGCCGTCGCCGCGCTCCACCGCAAGGAGATCTCGCGGATCATCCTGACCCGACCCGCGGTCGAGGCCGGAGAGCGGCTGGGCTTCCTGCCCGGTGACCTCGCCGAGAAGGTCGACCCGTACATGCGTCCGCTCTACGACGCGCTCCGGGACATGATGGACATGGAGAAGGCGCAGCGCCTGATCGAGCGGGGGACGATCGAGGTCGCTCCGCTCGCTTTCATGCGCGGACGGACGCTCAACGACTCCTTCGTGATCCTCGACGAGGCCCAGAACACGACCGGCGAGCAGATGAAGATGTTCCTCACGCGGCTGGGCGAGAACTCGAAGGCGGTGATCACCGGCGACGTGACGCAGATCGACCTGCCCGCCGGAACCGAGAGCGGTCTGGTCGAGGCGACCCGCGTGCTCCAGTCCGTGCGCGGGATCGGCTTCATCCGCTTCGAACCGCAGGACGTCGTGCGTCACCCGCTGGTGCAGTCGATCATCCAGGCCTACGACCGCGCGCGCGGTTCGCAGTCGCGCCGCGGGCGGCGCGACGAGGTGCCCCGGGATGCGGACGAGTCGGTCGAAGCGACCGACGGCGAGGTGGATTCGTCGGCATGAGCGTGAAGATTTCCGGACCGCCCGACGCGATCCGGGGATCCCGCGTCGACGTGGCCCGTCTGCACCGCGCCGCGAACGAGATCCTGCGCGGGATCGGTCAGTCGAAGGCGGAGCTGTCCGTCGCGCTCGTCGACGATGAATCGATCGCCGAGCTGAACGAGCAGTATCGCGCGAAGCCGCGCCCGACCGACGTGCTCTCGTTCTCTCTCGTCGAGGGCGACTTTGCGGACCACCGCGGCGGCATGCTCGGGGACGTCGTGATCTCCGTGGAGACCGCGGCGGCCCAGGCGGCGGAGCGCCATCGCGGCCTCGACGAGACGGTGGCGCGCCTGCTCGTCCACGGTGTCCTCCACCTGATCGGCCACGACCACGAGGACGACGTCGAAGCGCGGGAGATGCAGGCCGAGGAGCGGAGGCTCCTGAGGGCGCTCCCGCGATGACCTCCGAGACCGCGGATTCCGACGCGCCGGCCGCCGATCGCCGGGCGCTGGCGCTCTACGGACTGCTGACCTTCCTGGCGTTCCCGCACGAGCTCCCCTTCGCCTCCGCGCTCGGCACGCCCGCCTTCGACTTCGGGTTGCTGGCGACCTGGCTGGCGCCCGCCGCCCTCGCGGTCGGCCTGAAGGGCTTGTCGCCGCGCCGCGCCTTCCGCGTCGCGCTCGTCACGAGCTTCCTCGCTCACGCCGTCTTCTTCTACTGGTTCATGGTCGTGGTCGTGATCTACGCCGGCATGCCCTTCTTCCTGGGCGTGCTCGCGCCGCTCGTGCCGGCGCTCTACGTCGCACCGTTCACGGCGCTCTTCGCGTGGGGCTTCACGCGCTTCCCGCGCGAGGGGGTGCTGGGGGTCGTCTTCGGTGCGGCGCTCTGGGTCGCCGTCGACTGGGCGCGCGGACACTTCCTGGGTGGCTTCCCCTGGGCCACGCTCGGGTACGGCCTCCATCTCGACGTGCCGCTCCTCGGCTGGACGCGGCTCGGCGGCGTCTACGTCCTCTCGTTCCTGGCGGCTGCGGTCGGCCTCGCGGTCGCCGCCTGGTGGGTGGATCGCAGCCCCGCCCGTCGGCGCGAGCTCCTCGCGGTCGTGGTCGTGGTGGCGGTCCTGCATCCGGTCGGTTGGGGGCTCGGGGGGGACGGCGACGTGCCGACCGAGACGGTTCGGGTGGCTGCGGTCCAGGGCAACGTCGATCAGGGCCAGAAGTGGGACGGCGCGCGGCGAGAGGAGATTCTGTCCCGCTATCTCGCGATGAGCCGGCAGGCGGGGCCGGACGCCGACTGGATCGTCTGGCCGGAGACGGCGGTGCCGGGGCTGATCGAGCAGGACGCGATCCTGCGCGGACGGATCGCCGAGCTCGCCCGCGACTCCGGCGCGAGTCTCGTCGTCGGCGGGATGGGCGTCGACGTCGACTGGGAGGCACGCCGGTTCTCGGCCTTCTACGACAGCGCCTTCCTCTTCGATCCCGACGGCGCGCTCGAGGACCGCTACGACAAGACCCATCTGGTCCCGTTCGGCGAGTACGTTCCATTGCGCGATCTGCTCGGTCGCTTCTTCCAGGCCCTGGCGACCGGTCTGTCCTCCAGCGACGTGACCGCAGGCGCTCGCCCGAGGAACCTCGGTCTGGTCTGGCCCGGATCGCCGGAGCGCCGGCGCCTCGTCGGCGTGCCGATCTGCTACGAGCTGATCTTTCCCGACCTGGTGCGCCGGATGGGCGGGGAGGGGGCGGGGGCGCTCCTCGCGATCACCAACGATGCCTGGTACGGTCGCACCGGAGCCCCCCATCAATTCCTTGCGATGACGGCGATGCGCGCGGCGGAGAACGGTCTGCCGATCGTGCGGGCCGCGAATACCGGCGTGTCGGCGCTGATCGATGCGCGGGGGCGAGTGACCCAGCAGAGCGGGCTCTTCGAACGGGCGATCGTCGAGGGCCGGATCGAGATTCCGAAGGAACGCGAGCCGACCTTCTATGCCCGACACGGCGACGTGTTCGCCGCGGGCTGCACGATCCTGTGGCTCGCGGGGGTCGGTTGGGCGCTCCTTCGCCAGAAAAGAAGTACCGCGGCGCACTGACGCGCGGACCCGGGTGTCGGAGCGCACGATCCGGGCGATCGTGCCGAGCCCGCAGTCGACCGACACGAGTGCGAGTACGAGAGAGAAGGATCGGGAGATGAGTGGGGATAACGACGCACGTTTCGATGTCGGGGAGCTCGCCGACCGGATCCGCGATCTGCGGGGCCGATTCGACGAGTTCCGGGGGCGTCTTTGACGTAGCGGGTCTGCGCCGCCAGCTCGAGGAGCTGGAAGGGGAGATGGCGCGCCCTGATCTCTGGGACGACCCCGAAGCCGCTCAGTCCGTCGGCCGGAAGAAGAACGCCCTCGAGGCGGAGCTCCAGCTCCACGACCGGCTCGAATCCGGCCTCGACGACGCCGAGGCGAGCCTCGAGCTCGCGGAAGAAGAGAAGGACGCTTCGCTCCTCGCCGAGGGCATCGCCCAGTGCGACGAGCTCGAGGGCGTGCTCGAGCAGGCCGAGGTCCAGCAGCTCCTCGGCGGCGAGTACGACGGGAGCGATGCGCTGCTCTCGATCAACTCCGGGGCGGGCGGCACGGACGCCTGCGACTGGGCGGAAATGCTGCTCCGGATGTACCTGCGTTGGGCCGAGCGCCACGAGTACAAGACCGAGATCCTCGACATCCAGGAAGCCGAGGAAGCGGGCATCCGGGGCGTGACCCTGCGGATCGAAGGCGAGTTCGCCTACGGCTACCTGAACACCGAGCAGGGGGTCCACCGTCTCGTCCGGATCTCGCCCTTCGACTCGAACGCTCGGCGCCACACGGCCTTCGCCAGCGTGACGGCGGTGCCGGAGATCGACGACGCGGTTGAGGTCGAGATCGATGAGAGCGATTTGCGTGTCGACACCTATCGGGCCAGTGGCGCCGGAGGGCAGCACGTCAACAAGACCGACTCCGCCGTCCGGCTCACGCACCTCCCGACCGGGATTGTGGCCCAGTGCCAGAACGAACGGTCCCAGCACAAGAACCGCGCGACGGCGATGAAGATCATGCGCGCCAAGCTCTTCGAGCTCGAGCGCCAGCAGCAGCAGGCGAAGGTCGAGGAGCTGACCGGCGAGAAGCGGGAGATCGGCTTCGGCAGCCAGATCCGCTCGTACACGCTCCACCCGCAGCAGCGCGCCAAGGATCACCGCACGGATCTCGAGATCGGCAACGTCGAGGGTGTGCTCGACGGGGATCTCGATGCGTTCATCCGGGCGACCCTGCTTTCTCAGAGCGGCCAGGTGGCCGCACGCGCCGGCGGCGCCCAGGGCGGGCAGGTCGCTCCGGCTGGCGGGAAGGACTGAGCCGCGTGGAGGGACTGATCGGGAGCCTCGCCGCGAGCTTCGACGCGGCCGGTGGAAGCCTCGCCGTCGCGTTCATCGTCACCCTCGCGCTGGGCATCCTCGTGATGACCCTGGTCTATCTCGGCTCCGCGCTGCTCGTGCTCGACCGCTTTGCGCGGGTCGCCGAGGGCGTGCTGGCGCCGGTCCTGGCCGCGGTCTTCGTGAGCCTCGGGGTCGCGCTGCTCTCGACCGTCGAGGCGTTCCCGACGGACGCGGTCTACACGCAGGCGGAGTGGCGCTCGGTCTTCGTGGGGAACCTCGTCCGGGGGGGCGCGTCGTGCGTGTTCTTCGTGGCCCTCGCGAGAGCGCTGCTCCACTTCCTCTCGCAGGGGACGACGAGTCGTCTCGCGACCGGGCTCGCTGCGCTCGGCGTCGGACTCGCACTGGGCTCGCCGGGGGAGATGATGCCGCCGGCGGCCGCATTCGGTGTGGCGCTCGTCGTCGCGGCCCTCGCTCTCGTCGTGCGACGGGTGCGCGGCGGGGAGGGGCGCTCGAACCTGGAGATCCTGCTCGCCGTCGCCGCGGCGGGGCTCCTGCCCGGCGTCTTCGTCGCCTGGTTCCCCGACGGCTCCCTGCTCGCGCCGGCGGCCCAGGGTTCGGCGATCCTCCTGGGGCTGCTCTTCGGGACGACCGTTCTCGGGCTCGTGCCCCTCGCGATCGCGGGCTTCGTCTCGATGCGCCGGAGCGTCGAGTGGTTCATCGCGATTCGCTATCTGGTTGCGAAGCGAAGGCAGGTCTTCATCTCGGCGATCACGGCGATCTGCGTCGGTGGGATCGCCGCCGGCGTCTGGCTGATCATCGTCGTGCTCTCCGTGATGAACGGCTTCGAGCAGACCTGGCGCGAGGAGATCCTCGGCAACCGCGCCCACTTCACCGTCCACAGCAGCTTCGGCCCCTTCCTCGATCACGAAGAAGTGCTGGCCAAGGTGGTCGCGACCCCCGGCGTCGAAGCGGCGAGTCCCTATCTCGATGCGGAGGGCATGGTCCGCGGCAGCCAGGGGCAGATCGCGAGCGTCCGCCTGCGCGGGGTCGATCCCTCGACGGTCGGCGACGTGACCGATCTCGAGAACGACCTGCGGCCACTCTGGGACGAGGGGCGAGAGGCCCTGGGCCTCGACGGCGAGGACCGGGACAGTCTCGTGGCCCGCTTCGCGTCCCTCGGCGAGGATCCGAAGGCACCGGGCATCATCGTCGGAGGCCATCTCGCCATGTCGATGGGCCTCGCGATCGGCGACACGATGCTCCTGATCTCGCCCTTCGGCGGCCCCCCGACGCCCCTCGGCCCGGGACCGCGCCTCAAGCGCTTTACCGTCGTCGGCGTGTTCGAGTCCAGCTTCTACCAGTACGACGAGGCGTTCACGTACACGACCCTCGAGGCCGCCCGGGACTTCCGCAAGACCGGAGAGGTCGTCGACGGGATCGAGGCGCGGACGACCGACCACTACCGCTCGCAGATCGTCGGCGACCAGGTGGTCTCGGCGCTCGACGGCTATCCCTGGTATTCACGGGACTGGAAGGCGGTCTTCCCGGCCTTCTTCCAGGCGCTCAAGACCGAGCGCGTGATGATGTTCCTGCTGCTCACGATGATCATGGTCGTGGCGGCCTTCGTGATCGTCGCGACCCTGGTGATGATGATCATGGAGAAGTCGAGCGACATCGCGATCCTGAAGGCGATGGGGGCCGAGGACGCGCTGATCGAGCGGATCTTCGCCCTCGAAGGGACGTTGATCGGATTGGCGGGCACGGCGATCGGCGTCGCGGCGGGGATCGCCGTGACGGGCCAACTCTCCTGGATCCAGGACATCATCGAGCGGGTCACGGGGATCGATACGCTGCCCGCGAGCGTCTATCAGTTCAGCGAGCTGCCTTCTCGGGTCGACCCGGTCCAGGTGGCGGGCGTGGCTGCGATCGCGATGATCCTCTCGCTCGGGGCGACGCTGCTCCCGAGTCGGCAGGGCGCGCGGATCGATCCCGCGGCGGGGCTTCGACATGAGTGACGATCTGCGTGAACCCACGAGCTCCCCGGAGAGCGGGACGCCGCTCGTCGAGATCCGCGACCTCGCGCGCTCCTTCGAGACCGCGAGCGGCCGCGTCGACGTGTTGACGGGACTCGACCTCGAAATCGCCGAAGGCGACCGGATCGCGATCGTCGGCCAGAGCGGCGTCGGCAAGTCGACCTTCCTCCATATCCTGGGGACCCTCGATCACCCGACTGCGGGCGTCGTGCGTTTTCGAGGCGAGGACGTCTTCGCCCGGTCACGGGAAGAGCTCTCGGCGCTTCGCGGAAGATTTCTCGGCTTCGTCTTCCAGTTCCATCATCTGCTTCCCGAGTTCAGCGCCGTCGAGAACGTGATGATGCCCGGGTTGATCCAGGGGCTCGCGCCCGACGAGATGCGCGGGCGCGCGGAGGCGATGCTCGAGGACGTCGGGCTGGCCCATCGAATCGAGCACGCGGTCGGGAAGCTCTCGGGTGGCGAACGCCAGCGGGTCGCCGTCGCGCGGGCCCTCGTCCTCGACCCGCCGCTGGTCCTGGCGGACGAGCCGACGGGCAACCTCGACCCGGCGACCGGCGATCAGGTCGCCGAGCTGCTCTTCGAGATGAATCGCACGCGCGGCACGACCCTCGTCGTCGTGACCCACAGCAAGCGCATGGCCGATCAGCTGGGCCGCGTCCTCGTCCTGAACGAGGGCCGCCTCCACGAAGGCGACGCCGGGAGCGCCGTCGTCTGAACCGTCGGCTGCGGAGGCTCGCGGCGAGACACCGCTGGCGGGCTTCCGGTTGCACGTCGGGAGTCGCGTAACCCCGCGTCCAGTCAGCGTTTCCCGGTCGAAATCGGGATTGAAAGCGCTCCGGGGCTCACATACCCTCCGGCCGACTCCGGGCAGCCGACCGTCGGTGGGGTCGAGACGGCGCCCCTTCCACTTCTTCTTCCCCGACACCTCTCGAGAGCAACCAGGCCGACTCCGCGCCCGCCGCGGATTCGGGACGAGGAACGGACGTGCCGGCGACCAGGGGGGGAAGCGCAGGACTCGTGCCGCGGTCGACGACCGCGCGCCTGACCCTGCTGCTCGTCGCGTGGATCGCGCTGGCGTCGGGTGCGATCGTTTCGTTCGCGCCGGGCCGAGCGCTCGCGCAGGAAGGACCCGTCGAGTACGGCGCGATCGTCTTTCCCGGCGAGGAGACGACCCGGGCCGGCAAGCAGATCGCCGTATTGCCCTTCCGCCTCAACAGCCAGGGCGCACTCGGATTTCTCACCGATTCCCTCGACGAGCTGCTCGCCCAGCGCATCGAGGCGGGCGGCGAGGTCGGGGCCGTCGCGACGCGCAACCTCGAGGGGCCGGACGCGCGTGCGCTCGGCGGGGACGACCGCTCGGATGCGACGCTGCGCCGACGCGCCGCGGCCCTCGGCCTCGACGGGCTCGTCACCGGCTCCGTCACGGAGCTGGCTGGGCGCTTCAGTGTCGACGTGCGGGTCGTGCCGGTCGATGCATCCGCGGGCGCGACCTCCCACGTCCTGACCGCGGCGAGCGATCGTGAGCTGCTCGACCGTCTGGGCGAGCTCGCGGATCAGATCGCCGGAACGATTCGAGGTGGGCTCCCCGAACGCGTCGTCGAGGTGCGCTTCGAAGGGGCCGGGCCGATCGAGGAGCCACTGCGTGCCCTGCTGACCGTTCGCGCCGGCGCGCGGTTCGACGCGGCCGCCGTCGAAGCAGATCGCCGGACCCTCTCCGGGGACCCGCGGGTCGCCAACGTCGTCGCGCGCTCCCTGCAGCAGGAAGAGGGCGTGACCGTGCTCTTCCAGATCGTTCGCGCCGATCAGATCCTGGCGGGAGGCTCGGCGCGCAGTTCGGGGACGCCGGTCGCGGAGATCGTGATCCGGGGCAATCGACGGGTCGAGGAGGACGCGATCCGCGCTCGTCTCCGGACGACGGTCGGTGAACCCGCCGACGCCGCCGAGATCGCGCGCGACGTCCGAGCCATCTTCGCGCAGGGCTTCTTCCGCAACGTGCGCGTCTTCCGAGAGGAGGGGCCGAACGGTCTGCGCGTGATCTACGACGTCGAGGAGAGCCCGGTGATCCGCGAGATCACGATCTCCGGCAACGACAACATCGACGGCGAAGACATCAAGGAGGCGCTCACCCTGACGACCGGTGTGCCTCTGGACTATCCCCTGCTGCGCGAGAACAAGGAGCGGGTCGCGGCCGTCTACCGGACCGAGGGGTACTACCTGGCGGAGGTCTCCTACGAGATCGAGGAGATCACCGATGGCTCCGTCGCCATCAACTTCGACGTGGAAGAAGGGGAGGAGCTGAAGCTTCGTGAAGTCATCTTCGTCGGGAACGATGCCTTCCCCGACGACGAGCTGATGAAGGGCTTCACGACCAAGCTCTGGAATCCCTTCTACTCCTGGGCGACGAGCTGGTATGACCGGACCGGGAAGTACGCCGAGCCCGTCTTCGTGCGCGACCTCCGCCTCGTGGAGCAGAAGTACACCGACAACGGCTACGTCCAGGCGCGCGTCGAAGGGCCGGACGTCGAGGCGAACGAGGAGGGTCTCTTCGTCACGGTCACGATCACCGAAGGCCCGCAGTTCAAGGTCGGAGAGCTCTCCGTCCAGGGCGACGACACGATCGACCTCGACGTCCTGCGCGAGAAGATCCGGCTCGAAGAGGGCGAGATCTTCAGCCGCTCGGACCTGACCTCGGACGTCGAGATCCTCGAGTCCCACTACACGGATCGCGGCTTCTTCTTCGCGAACGTGAATCCGCTGACCCAGACGAACCAGGAAGAGCTGACCGTCGACGTCGCCTTCACCGTCGAGAAGGGCCCCCTCTATTTCGTGCGCAACGTCGACGTGCGCGGGAATACGCGGACGATCGACTCGGTGATCCGCCGCGAGATCCGGCTGGTCGAGGGGCAGCTCTACTCCGCGCGCGCGCTCCAGGTGAGCAGTACGCGTATCCGGCAGCTGGGCTTCTTCGAGGACGTCGCGTTCGAACCGAACACGACGGACGATCCGTCCCAGCTGGACCTGGACGTGAACGTGGTCGAGCGGCCGACCGGCGCGTTCAGCTTCGGCGCCGGCTTCTCGAGCGCGGACAACTTCATCTTCACCGCGTCGCTCTCGCAGTCGAATCTCTTCGGTCGTGGCTACGGTGCGAACATCTCTGCGGACATCGGCGGCAATTCGAGCCGCTACTTCGTCTCGCTCTCCGATCCCTACTTCCTCGGCTCGAGCTTCAGCTTCAGCGCCACCGCGTTCCTGACCGAGGTCCGCTTCGACGACTTCGAGCAGGATCGTCAGGGCGTCGACCTCGGCGTGGGGCATGCGCTGACCGTCGACAACCGCGCGCGCATCTTCCTCAACTACAGCTTCGCCGAACAGCGCGTGCGCCAGAACACGAACTTGAACTCCCTCGCTTCCCCGGTCCTGCGCCAGGTGCTCCAGGGAAGGCAGAGCACGAGCCGGCTCGGCGTCTCCACGGTGGTCGATACGCGGAACGACCGCTTCGCCGCGACCAGCGGCTACATCGTGAGCACCAGCATGGACTACGCCGGGCTCGGCGGGTTCAGCAACTTCGTCACGCTCGAAGCCCGCGCGGGCTACTACTTCGGCGCGCCGGATTGGCTCTTCGACCGGTCGACCTTCGTGATCGCCACGCGAATGGGGCACGCGTTCCCGTTCAACGACGTCAGCGACTTCGACCTCGGTGTCGAGGGCGCCACCGTGTGCGAAGACCCCAGCAACTGCACGAACGCAGGCAACCTCGAAAACCTCGACGATGACGTCGAGCTCCCGCTCACGGAACGCTACTTCCTCGGCGGTCTCGGGCGTCAACAGCTGCGTGGCTACGAGGGGCGTTCGCTCGGTCCGCGCCGCGCGCGTCTGCAGTCGACCTCGCTCGCCACCGGTCGCGTCTTCCACCCGGTCGGCACGGTGCTGCGCAGCAATCCCGCGACGGGACAGCTGATCGCGGTGTGCGACGACACGAATCGCGCGTCGCCGGTCAACTTCGGGAACCGGAACGGCCGCTGCAATTCGACGAGCGACAAGGACTACGACGACTTCGACGACATCAACGAAGCGCAGGTGATCGGCGGCAGCGCGTTCATCAGCAACAGCTTCGAGTACCGCTTCCCGATCTCGGAGGAGATCGGTTTGCTCGGGATCGGCTTCCTGGATGGCGGCAACGCGTTCCGGGAGGGCGAGCTGCTGTTCGACGCCACGGAGTGGCGCTACGGTTACGGCGGCGGGGTGTTGTGGTTCTCCCCCTTCGGCCCGCTGCAGCTCGTGCTCGGCTTCCCGATCGATCCGCGCTCCGACGAGTCGAGCCCGATCTTCGAGTTCTCGGTCGGCGGCCTGGGGATCTGATCGAAACCACGTCCGGCCAACGTCCCTCAAAGGCGTGACCCGCCCAGCCGGCCCTGGCATCCGAGCGGCTCCGCCAGACAGACCCAGAATCCACCACGAGCCAGAGCGGCTCGCCCCATCGAAACAACGCCATTGGCAAGAGAATCCGCGCCGTCGAATCCGGGCGGCGCGCGGGAGACCCAGAGAAATGAGATTCGAACGCGCCGCGCTGCTGCTCGCCCTCGGCCTGATGCTCGGCTGGGGCATCGGAGCCACCGACGAGCCCACGAAGATCGGGTTCGTCGATGCCCAGCAGGTCATCGCCACCGTGAAGGAAGGCAAGACTGCCCGAGAAGAGCTCGAGCGCAAGCTCAGGGAAGCGGAGGGCAAGATGGCGCCGCTGATCCAGGAGTACGAGGCCAAGAAGCAGGAGTTCGAAGCCCGGCGGATGGCCCTCTCCGAGGATGCCCTCAAGGAGAAGGTGCTCGACCTGCAGGCCCTCGAGAATCGCATCAAGGGGGTGAACGCCGAGGAGCAGGGCAAGATCGAGATCGACCAACAGCGCCTCTTCGGCCCGCTCCAGGAGAAGTTCATCGAGGTCGTTCGCGAGGTCGGGCAGGAGAACGGCTTCTCCGCGATCATGCTCTCCGATGCGCCGGGTCTGATCTACCGGAGGGAAGCCCTCGACCTGACGGACCTCGTCATCAAGACCTTCGACAAGAAGAGCTAGTCGGAGAAGCCCGCTGGTGTCCTCGACGATCGAAGAGTCCCCGCGCAGAGGCGACGTGTCCGTCCATCCGACGGCCTGCGTCGAGGACGGCGCCATCCTGGGGGCCGGTGTCGTCGTCGGAGCCTTCTCGTTCATCGGCGCCGAGGTCGAGCTCGGCGCGGGCGCCCTGGTCGGACAGCACGCCACCCTGATCGGGCGGAGTCGCGTCGGCGCCGACTGTCGGATCTTCCCGCACGTGGTGCTCGGCGGAGAGCCCCAGCACACCGAGTTCGCCGGTGAAGCGACCCGCCTCGAGATCGGGGCGCGGACGGTGCTGCGCGAGCACGTCACGGTCCACGTCGGGACGGCGCGCGGGGGCGGCTGCACCCGGGTGGGCGAGGACAACTACCTGATGAACGGGGCGCACGTCGGGCACGACTGTCAGATCGGCAATCACACGATCATCAGTCCCTTCTGCGGGCTGGGCGGCCACGTGCTCGTCGAGGACTACGCGGTTCTCGGTGCCTATACCGGCCTCCACCAGAGGACGCGGATCGGTGAATCGGTGATGACGGCGGCCGGGTCGAAGGTGGCCCAGGACGCGCCGCCCTTCACGATGGTGGCCGGGGACCGGGCGAAGATCGTCGGGCTGAACGCCGTGGGGATGCGGCGTCGCGGTTTTCCTGCGAAGACCCGCGCCGAGATCAAGCACGCGTTCCACCTGCTCCTCCAGTCGAAGCTTCCCCTCGCGGAGGCGCTCGCCCGGATCGACGAGGAGATCGGAGCCGTTCCCGAGGTGGAGCGCCTCGTGACCTTCCTGCGGAAGACCGAACGCGGTTTCTGTCGTTAGGCGCAGGCGAGGGCATCGACGGAAACGCGCGCTGGACCGGAGGAGCCGCGGTTGGCAGAGGGCAGGGTCGGTCTGATCGCCGGAGGCGGGGCGCTGCCCGGTGAGGCGGCGCGATGTCTCTCCGAGTCGGGCGTGACGTTCGATCTCCTCGGCTTCGAGGGGATCAGCGATCCGACGCTCGTCGCCCCGGAGGCGCGGATCCGGTTGGGGCAGGTCGACGCCCTCGTGCAACGGATGCGCGCGCGCGGGGTGGATACGCTCCTGATCGTGGGGCACTTCGATCCGGCACTCGTCCGCTCTCCGTCGCCGCTCTTCGAGC contains these protein-coding regions:
- the bamA gene encoding outer membrane protein assembly factor BamA, which gives rise to MPATRGGSAGLVPRSTTARLTLLLVAWIALASGAIVSFAPGRALAQEGPVEYGAIVFPGEETTRAGKQIAVLPFRLNSQGALGFLTDSLDELLAQRIEAGGEVGAVATRNLEGPDARALGGDDRSDATLRRRAAALGLDGLVTGSVTELAGRFSVDVRVVPVDASAGATSHVLTAASDRELLDRLGELADQIAGTIRGGLPERVVEVRFEGAGPIEEPLRALLTVRAGARFDAAAVEADRRTLSGDPRVANVVARSLQQEEGVTVLFQIVRADQILAGGSARSSGTPVAEIVIRGNRRVEEDAIRARLRTTVGEPADAAEIARDVRAIFAQGFFRNVRVFREEGPNGLRVIYDVEESPVIREITISGNDNIDGEDIKEALTLTTGVPLDYPLLRENKERVAAVYRTEGYYLAEVSYEIEEITDGSVAINFDVEEGEELKLREVIFVGNDAFPDDELMKGFTTKLWNPFYSWATSWYDRTGKYAEPVFVRDLRLVEQKYTDNGYVQARVEGPDVEANEEGLFVTVTITEGPQFKVGELSVQGDDTIDLDVLREKIRLEEGEIFSRSDLTSDVEILESHYTDRGFFFANVNPLTQTNQEELTVDVAFTVEKGPLYFVRNVDVRGNTRTIDSVIRREIRLVEGQLYSARALQVSSTRIRQLGFFEDVAFEPNTTDDPSQLDLDVNVVERPTGAFSFGAGFSSADNFIFTASLSQSNLFGRGYGANISADIGGNSSRYFVSLSDPYFLGSSFSFSATAFLTEVRFDDFEQDRQGVDLGVGHALTVDNRARIFLNYSFAEQRVRQNTNLNSLASPVLRQVLQGRQSTSRLGVSTVVDTRNDRFAATSGYIVSTSMDYAGLGGFSNFVTLEARAGYYFGAPDWLFDRSTFVIATRMGHAFPFNDVSDFDLGVEGATVCEDPSNCTNAGNLENLDDDVELPLTERYFLGGLGRQQLRGYEGRSLGPRRARLQSTSLATGRVFHPVGTVLRSNPATGQLIAVCDDTNRASPVNFGNRNGRCNSTSDKDYDDFDDINEAQVIGGSAFISNSFEYRFPISEEIGLLGIGFLDGGNAFREGELLFDATEWRYGYGGGVLWFSPFGPLQLVLGFPIDPRSDESSPIFEFSVGGLGI
- a CDS encoding OmpH family outer membrane protein; the protein is MRFERAALLLALGLMLGWGIGATDEPTKIGFVDAQQVIATVKEGKTAREELERKLREAEGKMAPLIQEYEAKKQEFEARRMALSEDALKEKVLDLQALENRIKGVNAEEQGKIEIDQQRLFGPLQEKFIEVVREVGQENGFSAIMLSDAPGLIYRREALDLTDLVIKTFDKKS
- the lpxA gene encoding acyl-ACP--UDP-N-acetylglucosamine O-acyltransferase, yielding MSSTIEESPRRGDVSVHPTACVEDGAILGAGVVVGAFSFIGAEVELGAGALVGQHATLIGRSRVGADCRIFPHVVLGGEPQHTEFAGEATRLEIGARTVLREHVTVHVGTARGGGCTRVGEDNYLMNGAHVGHDCQIGNHTIISPFCGLGGHVLVEDYAVLGAYTGLHQRTRIGESVMTAAGSKVAQDAPPFTMVAGDRAKIVGLNAVGMRRRGFPAKTRAEIKHAFHLLLQSKLPLAEALARIDEEIGAVPEVERLVTFLRKTERGFCR